The Lathyrus oleraceus cultivar Zhongwan6 chromosome 5, CAAS_Psat_ZW6_1.0, whole genome shotgun sequence genome includes the window ATCATctttaaaatatttattttacTCAAATTATCATTactcattttcttaaatatagaatcttcctaaatatttttttctttgtCTAATTTATAAGATCCAtttcaaatttatttatttatcaatATACTCTTATTTAAGTTACATTTTTTCTACAATCACAAATAAATGATCTTATAAAAATATTAACTTTTTTTTCTCTAAAATTATAAATTTGTAAAACTATATAAATTGTAAACATATTTAGTATCACAACTAACTTTTTAAATTCACGTGAAAGAGATTATAGTTAAATTAGACACATTCAAATACAAATTGTATTACAAATATGGAGCATTAAAAGTATAAATTAACAATTGCACTTTTAACTAATAAACATCAAATTACGAAATTATTTTAATGACAAAATATATTCTAAATGTGAAAGTCAAAATATGGTTACAAATAGCACTAGTATTACACTAAACTTGAAAAAAGACATAGAAAAACATAAAACACAAcgataaaataaaataaaaaaagttCCTAAAACACACACAACAAAACCCTAATACTAGCAAAGCGGAGTCACTGAAGAGAGGCTAGTTGAATGAATTCCATTTTAAGAATATTATAAACCCATCAATACGAGGAAACGATCATATAACTATTTAGAATGGTCTAAGATCCCTTACTTCAAATTCATCTAAACTTTTGAGTTTACACATATAAGGAAATTGTATGTTAGTACTTAACCCAACCCATAAGAAACCTCATTTTTAAATGAGAAATATAGTTCTATACACGAGCATTCATCTCCATGTAAGAGAGGTATAAAAAAAATAGAGATGAAGTTAAGAAGTTTATTAACAAAAACTACCTCCAAGCTTAATATACATGTTACTCCACATAAAAAAAACCTATTAGAGATGATACTTATCAACAACTCTCAAATTAGACCATTTATAATAAATCAAGGAACTTAAATGAGATAGACTATTGTCGAAAACCCTTATTAATATTATGATGCTAGTGTAAATATTTCCATAACTCGTGGGAATACTTACCACTACACTACAACGACTTGTGGGAATATTCACCACTATACTACAATGACTTGTACAAGAATATTCACCATTATAGATTGAAATGGTACTACCTGTTTTATGACCCGACCCAACTTAATGGTGGTGGATCCTACTCGACGGTAGCAATCTGTAAATGGTAGGAAGTCAGGCAAACAATGGTATGATCGTTACAAGCGTGCATGACATACTCGTGAAACATGCTAAAAGCTTAATTGAAAACCTATTAATTTGAAGAAGAAAGGTGATCATGAGGGTCCTGCACCTCAAGCTAGTACTTCTTATCAAAGGCTGAAGTCATCCTCAACTCAACTTATATTCCCTTTGGAACAAATAGGAAAACTATTAAAACTTCTCAAGTCAACTCATTCATAGTATATAGCTCAAAAGGTACAATTTTTTAGTGTTAGTCTCAATCATACTTGGGTAGTAGATTGAGGTGTTAATGATCATATGATTGGTAAATCTATATTTTTGTCTTCATATAGTCCCTATACAAGTAAAACTAATATAAAAGTAGCATATGACTCTTTTTCAACCATGGTAGGTAGAGGCTCAGTTGTGTTGTCTCCTATGCCAACCCTTACATATATCCTTTATGTCCCAATATTTCGTGTAGTCTGATTCCATTTAGTAAGTTAGCTCAAGAGAAACGTTTTCAAACTAATTTTTTTCGTACTCATTGTATATTTCAGGATTTGAACTCGGGGAAGACGATTGACAATGCTAAGGAGAGTTGACTACTTTATTACTTGAACTTTGGAGATGAATAACTACAACCTTCCAAACAAATAATTTCTAACTTTGAATCTTTTTGCTTAAAGTAATGATGGCAACGTAGGTTATGACATTTATGATTAGGTCGTTCTAGTTTTCTTTATTTGAAACACTTGCTCTAAATTCGACATTTGTATTACTTTTTGTTATAACTATTAATTTTCTACGTTTTCAAGATGCAAGATTACACAAAACATCGATACAATATTCAAAAGAATGGTAGCAAAAAGTAGTGCATATGCCAAAAGTAAAGTTTGAACTTCCGTTGAAATTATTCTTTTGATGGTATGACAACAATCACCAAAGCTCATAATCTATTTTAACATGACAAAATCAAATATATTGAGATTAATCGTTATTTATAAAAGAGAAATTAGATGTCAGTCTCATATGTCTGCCATTTGTAAATTCATGTCAACATTCTGCAAACATTCTCATCAAAAATTTGATTAGACCCATTTATGTACGATAATTATCTATGCAGAACTTGAGAGTGTTGGAGTTATCTTATATGATAAATTCTaaatttatttcttttttatattcagtcttttttattataataatattgtcctaatatatatattttttaaaatatgaAATTGTAATCtctatttatattttttattgaTGAAGAATAAACTATAAGTATTTTATATTTTCTAATATCTTTATTTCTAAAATAAATGGACAACCTCATTTAACAACTCAAGTACAAACAAATATCTTCCCAATTTCTAAAATAAATGGAGAATCTCAtttatgagaaagagacaaaCATATTAAGGAATTTGGTTGGTCTTATATTTAGTGGAATTCACATTTAATGTATCTACCAAACTTCTTAGTGTATATTTTAAACTCATAAATGGAGCTGAAAATTTGTTATTTTgcaaaattatttttattaaatatcTGTATTTAATATTACTATTATAGTGAAATGAAAGATATAGATTAGAGAATAtgaaaataatataaattaaataatacaattaaaaataatattattatattaaaaaaattgaaaaaactgtttcttaattaaaaaaatacaaattaatattatattaaaacTTTTAAGAGTTGTTtagttaaatatatttttaactttttattatttaattaataaaaaaatcGGTAAATTTCACATAAAATGTTTGATTTGTACAaacttttacaaaaaaaaatgtaTAAGTTATTTAAACAATATTCTTAACACTTTTGTTTACATGATTCTTCCTCAAAAGTAATTAAGAATATAATGCAAACTGCCACCCTTGTATTCAGACCAATGTCAAAACTTTGGCCCCATTAACTGCTCTAGTATGACAATAGTACGTTTATACAGAAAAAGCTAACATCAATACCACAAAGAATAACTCTTCACATCACAATTACTATCTTCAACTTTTACCTTTTACCTCTCTTTGCACATCTTGTCCAAATCTCATAAAGGATCTTTGTTTCTTTTCACACTATAATTAATAGAGGAATTTTTACTTCATCCCTAAACATTTTTATATGTATCTTTGTTTTTTCACTCAAAGTTAAAAAGTGACATGTCAAATTAATTTATTACGGAACTATTATCCATTCTACTTATATTTGATATATTCTCAACAAAGCTGTAATATACTTTCTACTAGTAGGTTGAGGAATCCTCTTCTTATTTCTATTAAGATAAATTTTTTATTAGTTCACATGTTTCTCTTAGAAAAATATATCTATAATTAAAAAATTTAGTAGGATTCATTTAAAGAACCAAAACGAGTCGTGTCCTTAGCTATGCATACAAGCTTCTTATTAATTTGAGTATATGTTAGTTTTATTTTGTCATAAATGTATTTTTGGTCCTCCTAAATTGGACAATTTAAATTATTGATCCCCTATTATAAAATTAGTTATTCTGATCCCTAAATTTTGATAATCTTTAAATTTTTGTTGTCCCCTTCAATTTTGCCTAAATGAAAGTGATGATTAGGATACAAATTTTACTTGACATGATATTGATGActaaattatttatttattaatattttttaattaaattatgtcttttaattaataataatttatttattaatattatttttaattaatatgTTTGTTAAGAAATTTATTAATATAAGTTTTAAAAGATGATTATATGGATTTAAGGCctaattatttttaatttttcttcaaTTCACAAGTAGTCAATAGAAATAATTTGAATAAATTATATAAACACTAAATATAAGTCTAACAAAAACGATGTGAGATTatattgaaaattttaaaattaataattCTATTGCAACACATTTATATAACTCATGTTTCGGGGGCACATTGACCTATGAGATGAAACATTTACGTTGGTTTATAGTATTATTTTCTTCTTATAGAAGAGACTTTCATATTGCTCTATTGTGCATTTAATGATTTCATATCAATGCATGTATTGTGTTGCTATAATTCATTGTAGAGTTGCACATTATTTTTTCTTGAATAATATTAGTCTTTATATATCTCACATAAACTGACACTATTGTCTTGATGTGGTTTCGAAATATTCTAAATGAGGCATGGACCAAAAGTCcgattttaatttcttttaaaatttaaattaattagtatcaaaaaatatttttaaataaataaatttaattaaaataaataattttttcaaaaagaaTATGATTAAAAGTGcatttaaatttaaatataattattaaaaaaaaaaaaaaaaatgctGACATGATGCCACCATAACTGTGCCACCTCATAAATGAGGAGGACACATACACAAAAGTAACATAAGACCATAAAAATTCCAAGACCATCAAAATTAAGGATCAAAATAACTGATTTTGTAACATGAGAATTCATTATTTAAAATGTTCAAACTAGAGAGACCAAAACTGTATCTaagcattttattttatttttccaaagTTTTGTGATATTTTACTCTTTAATTGTAAAATTTTATCTTTATTGCTTTTTCTATGGATTTGAGATTGACTTATCTCGTCTTATAAATTTGTAATAGATTAAGTATTTATTACatttgttttttcttttaaatGCTATTTTCACACTAAATTCTTATACCTAAATTGTATGTAGTGTTCACGAATATGATGAACAATAACCTTCACAATTTTGATTTGTCTTCATTTTTTTCACTATTCAAAATAACTTTGATTAATAGTGTATAAAAACCTGAGTAATACAATATATAGCTTGGTTAATGTGTCTTGAcattaaatataaaaaataaaattaaatatatatatatcatacTTAGTTATTGAGTACCCGAACATTAAAAAATAAAGTCTTAATAAATCAATTATGGTTAATGATATGTATAGGATTGGTTAATACATATCATAATTTGGTTAGTGAGTTTTCATGGTaagaaaataaaattgattaatagAATATAAAGATTGGTTAAgatattttataatttaatatatgaaaatgattaatatttttattttttattgattaatGAAATAGAAAAAATAGTTAATAAATTATAAGGCAAATAAATGGTAAACAATCTACATTTGTATAGTTAATGCAATGATGAAATTAATTAATGACACAACCTTATATTTATATTTgtattataaaataattttaaaaagtATTTTGTTTctataaataatatttttttttaaaataacgTTCATTGTATAAATCCAATGAACACTATTTAATATAAATATTAGTGTATTTTCTGGGTCGAtacattatttatttttttaaatctaCATATACATAAATATTCATTAATTATAATTCTAAATTTGCTCCTAAAATGCAGTGAAATAAAATGAAAAGCTCATTTTAGTGATGTTTATAGAATAATGGTATTTTGACATAGTATCCTAAATCAAAATTTGTCATCAAAGATTTATATGGtgaataatatatatatatttttcaatattttttaaatatatatatatatatatatatatatatatatatatatatatatatatatatatatatatatatatatatatatatatatataaactaaaaAAATGTATATATCATTAATAAGTTATTTTACATATAATTAAATAACCACTATCATTACTTTATTAACtaacaaaatacataacattAACCATCTATTTTACATAATGTACAATTCTATTACATGAGACAAAATATCTATCATTTGAATTAAATAAAACTAAAGTCAGAAAAAAAAAAACTACCTTCACACAAAACCAAAGTATCTTCTTTAAACAATAATTGTGAAAAAATAGTTATAATGAATGCTAGCAGAATAGTCAGCACATATCACCTTATCTCCAAATTTTCTATTTTGTTTTCATACAGACAGCTTTTACAATAATTTAATTTAGTTTGGACACTTGCTGTATCTTACCACTGATATATATACATTACATGTGAGTTAAGAAACTAACATCCATATCAATGGCAATCATACATCAAGGAAACCATTCCATCTTGAAACTTTGTTGTTCATCCAACCGTGCTATAACCTTAATACAGAAGGTTATAGCAGAAGTTATTGGAACATATTTTCTTGTATTTGCAGGGTGTGGAGTTGTAGCAGTGGACAAAATCTATGGCTCCATAACATTTCCAGGGATATGTATCACTTGGGGTTTGATTGTAACCGTTATGTGTTATTCTGTTGGCCATATCTCCGGAGGACTCTTCAACCCCGCGGTGACGATAACCTGGGCCATCTTTCGCAGAATCAAAATCATCGAAGCTCCACTTTACATTGCTGCTGAGTTACTCGGTTCAACACTTGCGAGTTTAACATTATCTTTAATGTTTGATATTACACCAAAATCTTATTTTGGAACTGTGCCGGTTGGATCAAGTGGTCAATCTTTAGCTATGGAATTCATTATCAGTTTTCTGTTAATGTTTGTTATTTCAGCTGTTACAACAGACGATAGAGCGGTGGATGATTCAGCGAGTATTGCGGTTGGAATGACGATAACGTTGAATCTTTTTATAGCTGGACCTGTTTCAGGTGCATCTATGAATCCAGCAAGAAGTATTGGACCTGCAATTGTGGTGCATATTTACAATGGTTTATGGATATATGTAGTTGGTCCAATTGTTGGAGCTGTAGCTGGAGCACTTGCGTATAACTTTCTTAGATCTGTATACAAACCAAGGGCAGAAATATCAGCAGAAACGCCGGTTTCAGAATTAACAACAGAAAAGCTGAATTCAGATTTAACAGCAGAAGAACCATTGAGGAGCATAAGTATAAGTTGATTTAAGGGTGCATCaatgttttctttgttttgaaGTTGAGTGAGTGAGctttgttttgcttttgtttattGGAAATTAGAGTGATTAGGGTTTTAGACTGCTGTGGTTTAATATGATTGTTTTAATAAGAAATGTTTGAGTTTTTGTGTGATAAAATTATTAttgcattttatgttaaaataTATACGTCGGTTTAGTTTTTGTTTTTATGATGTTAGATTTGTTTAAGAACATGTGTATTTGTCACATTTTGTCTCAATGTTTTTTTGTTAATGGTTAAAGATATATAGATAAAAGAAAAAGAGATAAGTGAGTACAAGAACTAACTACTCGCCATATACAAACAAAGATACAACTAGAATCTATAATAGAAGAAAATTGAATGTCCTAGAAAATTCCATTCTAACCCTCCTTGCTTTGTTGCCACTTCCAGATTTTAATGGTAAATGTTATCCTAATTTCTTAAAACCAAACTGAATTGCTCTCTTAGTTCTGGTCAAACATATATTTTGCATTGATTTTCTTGTAATTGTCTTCAATTCAACCTAAAAGGTATGTCACatcaataaaaaaatatttatcctctctctctctctctctctctctctctctctctctctctctctctctctctctctctctctctctctctctctctctctctctctctctctctctctctctctctctctctctcctctctctctctctctctctctctcttctctctctctctctctctctctctctctctctctctctctctctctcctctctctctctctctctctctctctctctctctctctctctctctctctctctctctctctctctctctctctctctctctctctctctctctctctctctctctctctcgagTCAGAGCCGTCTCAAGTTTTTGTAGACTCTGTGTAGGTTAGTCATTGTTCAAACATGACAAAAATAATTAGAGGCTCTATTTAACCAAATTTTAACAATGACAAAGATTTATGAGACTCTATTTAATTACGGTTTAATCATGAAAAAATTGAGATCCTATGCGGTAGTGCGCCCTACACACCCTCAAAGACGGTCTTGGTTAGAGTGTTGTGAGGGACAATTAAAATAGTTGATAGTAGAGTGTAAATATATTAAGGTAGAGGAGTGGATGAGTGTAATCTATGTGTTGTAACAGTTTTCATTTAGTATAAATTCATAGTAAAAGATGTGTTAATACAATTAGAATTACACAAGATATTTAAAGAAAATATTTACAATATGATTCATGAGAAGTGGGAGAAACTAGATTTGAGAGCTTACACGTCTTTGACTAAGAATATCATGTGAATGTTCTTGATGTATTTCTAGCCAAAGTATTTTGGAAGAAATTGAAAGAGAAACTCAAATCAAGTATTGTTGAAGGAGAAATTTTATAATTTGTGTATAGACAAAAATAGAAAGTATCTTATTATTTCAGTCAACTCATCAGTCGTATTATTTCTGAATTAGAAACTATTTAAATCAAAATTCATTATGAATACGAATAATTGAGACACACACGGTCTCTTCCATCTTCTTATGAGCATGTTAAACTTGTTTTGAAATATGAAAAAGAAATTTTGATCATTGAAAAAATTGCATTGAAAAAATTGTTGGTAAAATTATTTATATAGAAAAAAGATTGAAAAGCAAGGATAATATACCTTCATCCAATTCAATATTGGTAGACAGAGGAAGGCCCAATGTGAATAAAAAATGAAATACTTTTGAGAAGTTGAAAATGTGAAAAAATTGTGTATTTAAATTATAAGTGTCACGATGAAGTAATGTCGGAAAAATACTGAGTCAAATGTTAGAAATATATGTCTTACACCGGGAGATGATGATATTTTATAAAAATTGAGAAGTATGTCCCCGTAACATTTCAGTTGGCATGAATAAAAAGAAGAGTTATTTTTAGCTGATTAGTGCATGCATGGCCATCGATTGACATTGGCACAAACTGTGTTATGAGATTACGTCGGTGGTAGAAGAGTTTATTCTAATCAAATTTATTATTATTCTAGTGGATTACGATAGTTATTTTGAAATATGATTGTTAGAGAAGACAATGTAAAATTCTTGAAGAATGTAGTTTAAATAACTTTAGTTTTTATGATAGAGAATAATAGGTTTTTGAACTATGATAGTCTCTTTAAACAATATAAGTTGATGTATCATGTATCACTATCAATCAAGATAAGTATTGTCCGCGTTAGTTAAAAATATATTTGTTGAAAAAGTCTCATGATATTGTAAATCAAAAAGGAGATTAAAACTATAAAAGTATACATGTCGATAAAGTCTCACATAGTCTAATCCAGAATACATCGATAAAAAACACTTTAAATTTATATTTGACTTGCTCAAGCATTCATATGTTGATACAAAGTCAAGTCCAAGTCTTCATGCAACTTCTACCTTACTTACAAAGTAGTATATCATGGGCCCTTACGAATTACTAAAGAGCCATGACTTGGTCGAGCATTCATTTCTTCACACAAAGTCTAGTCAAAGTCATTACAAACTTTTTCTAAAAGATAGAAAATTCAAAACCACACATAACTCCAATATATATAAACCCTTAGTTACAAGCTAATTCAAAAATGGAATATCGAAACAAATATTTGTGCTTTCT containing:
- the LOC127086058 gene encoding probable aquaporin NIP-type → MAIIHQGNHSILKLCCSSNRAITLIQKVIAEVIGTYFLVFAGCGVVAVDKIYGSITFPGICITWGLIVTVMCYSVGHISGGLFNPAVTITWAIFRRIKIIEAPLYIAAELLGSTLASLTLSLMFDITPKSYFGTVPVGSSGQSLAMEFIISFLLMFVISAVTTDDRAVDDSASIAVGMTITLNLFIAGPVSGASMNPARSIGPAIVVHIYNGLWIYVVGPIVGAVAGALAYNFLRSVYKPRAEISAETPVSELTTEKLNSDLTAEEPLRSISIS